One window from the genome of Desulfatiglans anilini DSM 4660 encodes:
- a CDS encoding restriction endonuclease subunit S — translation MCGYHLAHIRPDLRKLIGEYLFRAFRTSGINDQFRVAANGITRFGLGKYWLDNGLFPVPPLEEQQAIASFLDRETARIDALIEKKQRQIELLKEKRSALINHAVTKGLDPDAKMKDSGIEWLGEIPAHWDIPPLYARYSVELGKMLDAKRFTGNYLLPYLRNIDVQWDRVNVENLPEMDIEPDEYSRFTLADGDLLVCEGGEVGRTAMWSGELPVCAFQKAIHRVRPRSTQDVRRFYYYIMRAAAWSGVFLAYGNPNTIPHLTAEKLRVYRFPFPPHDEQEMILHHLDFETQRIDVLVAKVKTSIDKLREYRTALISAAVTGKIDVRTMPAGRQEEVS, via the coding sequence CTGTGCGGCTACCACCTGGCTCACATTCGTCCCGATCTGCGCAAACTCATTGGCGAGTACCTGTTTCGAGCATTTCGGACCAGTGGGATCAACGACCAGTTCAGGGTTGCCGCCAATGGAATTACGCGGTTCGGTTTGGGTAAATATTGGTTAGACAACGGGCTGTTCCCCGTTCCCCCATTGGAGGAACAGCAAGCCATCGCATCCTTTCTTGACCGCGAAACAGCGCGGATCGATGCGCTCATCGAGAAAAAGCAGCGGCAGATCGAGTTGCTCAAGGAGAAGCGATCCGCCCTCATCAACCACGCCGTTACCAAAGGGCTCGATCCCGATGCCAAGATGAAGGATTCCGGGATTGAGTGGTTGGGCGAGATTCCGGCGCATTGGGACATCCCACCGCTTTACGCCAGGTACAGCGTTGAATTAGGAAAAATGCTCGATGCCAAGCGATTCACCGGCAATTATCTGTTGCCTTACTTGCGGAACATAGACGTTCAATGGGATCGGGTGAATGTCGAGAACCTTCCAGAGATGGATATTGAGCCGGACGAATATAGCCGTTTTACCTTGGCAGACGGAGACCTACTTGTCTGCGAGGGTGGTGAAGTCGGGCGAACAGCAATGTGGAGTGGTGAACTGCCAGTCTGTGCGTTTCAGAAAGCGATTCACCGCGTGCGACCTCGAAGTACCCAAGACGTGCGTCGCTTCTACTACTACATCATGCGAGCCGCAGCCTGGAGTGGTGTGTTTCTAGCATACGGCAATCCTAACACTATTCCACATTTGACGGCTGAAAAATTGCGCGTTTACCGGTTTCCATTCCCCCCGCACGATGAGCAAGAGATGATCCTACATCACTTAGATTTCGAGACCCAGCGGATTGATGTCCTGGTTGCCAAGGTGAAAACAAGCATCGATAAACTCCGCGAATACCGCACCGCCCTCATTTCCGCAGCGGTAACAGGCAAAATCGACGTTCGCACCATGCCTGCCGGCAGGCAGGAGGAGGTTTCCTGA
- a CDS encoding ImmA/IrrE family metallo-endopeptidase — protein MRVDVKPDLFLWACARAGRNIDALAQQQSFRKLPAWVSGEERPTFKQLEKFAQATYTPFGYFFLPEPPEESIPIPDLRTLGSQYLGHPSPDLLDTMYICQQRQEWYRDFARSMGEKPLPFAGSANLESDTAEVARNIRQTLGFNIDERRHMPTWTEALRHFIQQADSFGIMVMVSGIVGSNTHRSLDPQEFRGFALADPLAPLVFINGKDTKAAQMFTLAHELAHIWLGETALSDVGPVTMPSNKIELWCNHVAAELLVPLPALREAYEGGRSLREELDHLARWFKVSTLVILRRLHDAGKLTRDELWQAYDKELDRLGAMSKGSGGNFYLTLPARVSKRFARALVISTLEGQTLHRDAFRLLGFRKHATFRELAYQLEVTF, from the coding sequence ATGCGGGTGGATGTCAAACCCGATTTATTTTTATGGGCCTGTGCACGCGCCGGGCGAAACATCGATGCGTTGGCGCAACAGCAGTCCTTTCGCAAGTTGCCCGCCTGGGTGAGCGGCGAGGAGCGTCCGACCTTCAAACAGCTCGAGAAATTCGCCCAGGCGACCTATACGCCGTTCGGCTATTTTTTCCTCCCGGAGCCTCCCGAAGAGTCCATTCCGATTCCCGACCTTCGCACGCTCGGCAGCCAATATTTAGGACATCCGAGCCCTGACCTTCTCGACACCATGTACATATGCCAGCAACGGCAGGAATGGTATCGCGATTTTGCGCGCTCCATGGGTGAAAAACCCCTGCCGTTTGCCGGGTCCGCAAATCTTGAGAGCGATACGGCGGAGGTCGCGCGGAATATCAGGCAAACCCTTGGTTTCAATATCGATGAACGCCGTCATATGCCAACCTGGACGGAAGCGCTGCGCCACTTCATCCAACAGGCGGATTCTTTCGGCATCATGGTCATGGTGAGCGGCATCGTGGGCAGCAATACGCATCGCTCTCTTGATCCTCAGGAATTCCGTGGATTTGCGCTCGCCGATCCGCTTGCGCCGTTGGTTTTCATCAATGGCAAGGATACCAAGGCAGCGCAGATGTTCACGCTGGCTCATGAACTGGCGCATATATGGCTCGGCGAAACGGCGCTGTCCGATGTGGGGCCGGTAACGATGCCGTCCAATAAAATAGAGCTGTGGTGCAACCATGTCGCGGCTGAATTGCTCGTTCCCCTGCCCGCTTTGCGCGAAGCCTATGAAGGCGGCAGATCGTTGCGGGAAGAACTAGACCACCTAGCCCGATGGTTCAAAGTCAGCACGTTGGTCATTCTAAGACGACTCCATGATGCAGGAAAACTGACCCGCGATGAACTCTGGCAGGCATACGATAAAGAGTTGGACCGGCTGGGAGCGATGTCCAAAGGAAGCGGCGGCAATTTTTATCTGACGCTTCCGGCCAGGGTCAGCAAGCGATTTGCCCGGGCGCTGGTCATCAGCACGCTCGAGGGGCAGACCCTGCATCGCGACGCCTTCCGCTTGTTGGGTTTTCGCAAACACGCCACATTTCGTGAGCTTGCCTATCAATTGGAGGTTACCTTCTGA
- a CDS encoding tyrosine-type recombinase/integrase has protein sequence MTAILKHASEHLRRAILLSYYLGLRPGATELLGLTWDDVRPDGTILVRSAAKGGPGFRIVPVHKDLAAHLEYWKADGERYIIHYTGAPVGSLKRTWRNTLRRAGITRRLRMYDLRHHFVTVALENGMPIKAVSEIVGSRPETLMRHYQHVSSALHRSVVASIPTAKTERPQK, from the coding sequence GTGACCGCGATCCTCAAGCATGCCTCCGAGCACCTCCGCCGGGCGATCCTGCTCTCGTACTACCTCGGGCTGCGCCCTGGCGCGACGGAGCTCCTTGGCCTAACCTGGGACGATGTTAGACCAGACGGCACGATCCTCGTCCGGTCAGCTGCCAAGGGCGGCCCCGGGTTCCGGATCGTGCCGGTCCACAAAGATCTTGCCGCGCACCTCGAGTACTGGAAAGCTGACGGGGAACGATATATTATCCATTATACCGGTGCGCCGGTGGGGTCCCTCAAGAGAACGTGGCGGAACACGCTTCGGCGCGCCGGGATCACCAGGCGGCTGCGCATGTATGATCTCAGGCACCATTTCGTTACCGTGGCGCTCGAAAACGGCATGCCAATCAAGGCGGTCTCGGAGATCGTCGGCAGCCGGCCGGAGACCTTGATGCGCCACTACCAGCATGTATCGAGCGCGCTGCACCGCTCGGTAGTGGCATCGATCCCCACAGCCAAAACAGAAAGGCCGCAGAAATGA
- a CDS encoding type I restriction endonuclease subunit R has product MPGQYSEYAFETGIEHHLTTAGGFEKGDREGFDTERGLFFGDVIAFIQKTQPKEWEYLVNLQKEKAEETLIDDLCRALNSSHEGCLSVLRHGFKCFGKLFRVAYFAPASGMNPDTQALYAANRLTITRQLRYSAKHSNTLDVTLALNGIPLATLELKNPMTGQNWRYAVTQYKNDRDPSDLIFQFKKRTLVHFAVDTDEVYMTTRLSGKGTRFLPFNRGCGGGAGNPENPGGYKTAYLWEAVLERHSFLDILARFIHLQIKEKKLGGKRVKKETMIFPRYHQLDCVRKLVADARERGTGTNYLIQHSAGSGKSNSIAWLAHRLASLYTVNDEKVFDSIIVVTDRVVLDQQLQNTIYQFEHKQGVVQKIDINSTQLADALASGVPIVITTLQKFPFVTEKMGALPMRRYAVVVDEAHSSQGGETATELKGVLAGAAIKEEARAKAEEEGLPDYEEEILKTMAKRGQQPNISFFAFTATPKYKTLEVFGTPGADGKPNPFHLYSMRQAIDEGFILDVLRNYTTYKTYYRLIKSIEDDPQVDKRKAARALARFMSLHPHNIAQKTEVMVEHFRHFTMHKIGGKAKAMVVTSSRLHAVRYKQTFDKYIKDKGYAGIKTLVAFSGTVIDPARARERAGDPELGRQAQAPAGSIQSGPGIFPPARRSRNHPPSNPR; this is encoded by the coding sequence ATGCCGGGTCAATATTCGGAATACGCATTCGAAACCGGCATAGAACACCACTTGACCACAGCCGGTGGATTTGAAAAAGGCGACCGAGAGGGCTTCGACACCGAGCGGGGTCTATTCTTCGGCGACGTGATTGCGTTTATCCAGAAAACCCAGCCCAAGGAATGGGAGTACCTCGTCAACCTCCAAAAAGAAAAGGCCGAAGAAACGCTGATAGACGATCTGTGCCGCGCGCTCAACTCCAGCCATGAGGGGTGCCTCTCGGTCCTTCGACACGGGTTCAAGTGCTTCGGCAAGCTATTCCGGGTGGCCTATTTCGCCCCGGCCAGTGGCATGAACCCCGACACCCAGGCGCTCTACGCCGCCAACCGGCTCACCATTACGCGCCAGCTCCGCTATTCGGCCAAGCACAGCAACACCCTTGATGTGACCCTGGCTCTCAACGGTATCCCCCTCGCCACCCTGGAACTGAAAAACCCCATGACTGGCCAAAACTGGCGGTATGCGGTCACACAATACAAAAACGACCGCGATCCGTCGGACCTGATCTTTCAGTTCAAGAAGCGCACCCTTGTCCATTTTGCGGTGGACACCGACGAGGTCTACATGACCACGCGTCTTTCGGGAAAAGGCACGCGCTTTCTGCCCTTCAACAGGGGCTGCGGAGGCGGGGCAGGCAATCCTGAAAACCCCGGCGGCTACAAGACCGCGTATTTGTGGGAGGCGGTGCTTGAGCGTCACAGCTTCCTGGATATTCTGGCACGGTTCATTCATCTGCAGATCAAAGAGAAAAAGCTCGGTGGGAAGCGAGTCAAGAAGGAAACCATGATATTTCCGCGCTATCACCAGCTTGATTGTGTGAGGAAACTCGTCGCGGACGCTCGCGAGCGCGGCACCGGAACCAACTACCTGATTCAGCACTCAGCAGGAAGCGGGAAATCCAACTCCATTGCCTGGCTGGCCCATCGGCTTGCGAGTCTTTACACCGTAAATGACGAGAAGGTTTTCGACTCTATCATCGTGGTCACAGACAGGGTCGTCCTCGACCAGCAGCTGCAGAACACCATTTACCAATTCGAACATAAGCAGGGCGTGGTGCAGAAGATCGATATCAACTCGACACAGCTGGCCGACGCCCTCGCCTCGGGCGTTCCGATTGTGATCACCACGCTCCAGAAGTTTCCTTTCGTCACCGAGAAAATGGGCGCCCTGCCCATGCGCCGTTATGCGGTGGTTGTTGACGAAGCCCACAGCTCCCAAGGCGGCGAGACGGCGACCGAGCTCAAAGGCGTGCTCGCCGGCGCAGCCATCAAGGAAGAGGCCAGGGCAAAAGCCGAGGAGGAAGGGCTGCCCGATTATGAGGAGGAAATCCTCAAGACCATGGCAAAGCGCGGACAGCAACCCAACATCAGCTTCTTTGCCTTCACGGCAACGCCTAAATACAAAACCCTGGAGGTCTTCGGCACACCCGGCGCGGACGGCAAGCCGAATCCCTTCCATCTCTACAGCATGCGGCAGGCCATCGATGAGGGGTTCATCCTCGACGTGCTCCGGAATTACACGACCTACAAGACATATTACCGGCTGATCAAATCAATCGAGGATGATCCACAGGTGGACAAGCGCAAGGCCGCGCGGGCGCTGGCGCGATTCATGAGCCTGCATCCGCACAATATTGCCCAGAAGACCGAGGTCATGGTCGAGCATTTCCGGCACTTCACCATGCACAAGATCGGGGGTAAGGCCAAGGCCATGGTGGTGACCTCCAGCCGTCTTCACGCGGTCAGATACAAACAAACGTTCGACAAATACATTAAGGATAAAGGCTATGCGGGGATTAAAACGCTGGTGGCCTTTTCCGGAACTGTGATCGATCCGGCGCGAGCTCGTGAACGTGCAGGCGATCCTGAACTGGGCCGCCAGGCGCAGGCCCCCGCTGGTTCCATTCAATCCGGTCCGGGGATATTCCCTCCCGCGAGAAGATCTCGAAATCATCCTCCCTCCAACCCCCGATGA
- a CDS encoding virulence RhuM family protein → MSDNLPAPVDSKILIYQSDSGETRLEVRLQDESVWLTQKMMAELFQKDIRTINEHIKNVYEEGELEPESTIRKFRIVQTEGNRQVGRLMDFYNLDMIISVGYRVKSVIATRFRQWATARLREYIVKGFTLDDERLKGGKGLVDYFDELLARIREIRASEARVYQRIREIFALARDYREGEKETQVFFATLQNKMHYAATGMTAAEIVRKRADAAKANMGLTTWKGGRVLKRDVGTAKNYLDAEEIETLNRITVMFLDQAEFRAQRRQDIRMLDWEAFLDKFLMNTELPVLANAGSVSRDAAIEWAEGQFDAFAERRRLEAESEAETRYVEDLRTSARFLDQERKKTPPKQQEAKVKKKGGKK, encoded by the coding sequence ATGAGTGATAACCTGCCCGCTCCCGTTGATTCCAAGATACTGATATATCAATCCGATTCCGGGGAAACCCGCCTTGAGGTGCGGCTCCAGGATGAGTCCGTCTGGCTGACGCAAAAAATGATGGCGGAGTTGTTTCAAAAGGATATTCGCACGATCAATGAACATATCAAGAACGTCTATGAGGAAGGCGAGTTAGAGCCGGAATCAACTATCCGGAAATTCCGGATAGTTCAAACCGAGGGAAACAGACAGGTCGGTCGCCTGATGGATTTTTACAATCTCGATATGATCATCTCGGTGGGATATCGGGTAAAATCCGTTATCGCAACCCGCTTCCGCCAGTGGGCCACGGCACGGTTGCGCGAATACATTGTCAAAGGTTTCACCCTCGACGATGAGCGGCTTAAGGGCGGCAAGGGCCTGGTGGACTATTTCGATGAACTGCTGGCTCGCATCCGCGAGATTCGTGCCAGTGAGGCCCGGGTTTACCAGCGGATTCGCGAGATTTTCGCCTTGGCCCGTGACTACCGGGAGGGTGAGAAAGAAACGCAGGTCTTCTTTGCCACCCTGCAGAACAAGATGCACTACGCCGCCACCGGCATGACGGCTGCCGAGATTGTCCGCAAGCGCGCCGACGCGGCCAAGGCAAACATGGGATTGACAACGTGGAAGGGCGGCCGGGTGCTCAAACGCGACGTGGGAACAGCGAAAAACTATCTGGACGCGGAGGAAATCGAAACGCTCAACCGGATTACGGTGATGTTCCTGGATCAAGCCGAGTTCCGCGCTCAACGGCGGCAGGATATCCGCATGCTGGACTGGGAAGCGTTTCTCGACAAGTTCCTGATGAACACCGAATTGCCGGTGCTGGCCAATGCCGGATCGGTCAGCCGCGATGCGGCTATCGAATGGGCGGAGGGGCAATTTGACGCCTTTGCCGAGCGGCGGCGGTTGGAAGCTGAATCCGAAGCCGAAACGCGGTACGTGGAAGACCTGCGAACCTCCGCTCGCTTCCTTGATCAGGAGCGCAAGAAGACGCCCCCGAAGCAACAGGAGGCAAAGGTGAAGAAGAAAGGGGGAAAGAAATGA
- a CDS encoding DUF4411 family protein has protein sequence MTYLLDANVFIQAKNLHYGLDFCPAFWDWLITNNQQQKVFSIEKVGDEIEAGNDELAKWADQRGPGFFLKPDSAMLSALGKVSAWATDQGYDPAAVNTFFQVADYYLIAFAVAHNHTIVTHEIASPSTKKIKIPNACIGLEVKCVTPYEMLRRERARFILEPIGGRA, from the coding sequence ATGACCTACCTGCTCGATGCGAATGTGTTCATCCAGGCAAAAAACCTTCATTACGGCCTGGATTTCTGTCCGGCGTTCTGGGATTGGCTGATCACAAACAATCAGCAACAGAAGGTGTTCAGCATCGAAAAAGTCGGCGATGAAATCGAAGCGGGCAACGATGAGCTTGCAAAATGGGCAGATCAGCGGGGGCCTGGATTTTTTTTGAAACCGGATTCAGCCATGCTGTCGGCGTTGGGCAAGGTGAGCGCCTGGGCGACGGACCAAGGCTATGATCCTGCAGCGGTGAACACCTTCTTCCAGGTGGCCGATTATTATTTGATCGCCTTTGCGGTCGCGCACAATCACACCATTGTAACCCACGAAATCGCTTCCCCATCCACAAAGAAAATCAAAATTCCCAACGCCTGCATCGGTCTTGAGGTTAAGTGTGTCACGCCCTATGAGATGCTGCGTCGGGAAAGAGCACGCTTTATTTTGGAACCGATTGGAGGGCGTGCCTGA